The Populus alba chromosome 4, ASM523922v2, whole genome shotgun sequence genome contains a region encoding:
- the LOC118055132 gene encoding uncharacterized protein, with amino-acid sequence MGAVTSTMAAKFAFFPPSPPSYELEDEDEEAEGGAKKLRMAAAAGVHNSNREYVDVLKLETKRGNHVVAVYFKNPAASLTVLYSHGNAADLGQMYDLFCELSLHLRVNLMGYDYSGYGQSTGKPTEQNTYVDIEAAYRCLEEKYGVKEEDVILYGQSVGSGPTLDLATRLPKLRAVVLHSPIASGLRVIYPVKRTYWFDIYKNIDKIPFINCPVLVIHGTADDVVSWSHGKQLWERCKEKYEPLWVKGGNHCDLELYPQYIKHLKKFISAIEKSSRLRNVSGSIVDQKEDPRKSTDFREVARSSIDQRETSRLSADKKEKPRLSTDHREKSRSSTDRRERSRKSVDHPERESNGSDQHEKARNSIDRFGDMIRSVGLCNIDCFKPTATAI; translated from the exons ATGGGGGCGGTCACATCCACGATGGCGGCGAAGTTTGCGTTTTTTCCTCCGAGTCCTCCGTCTTACGAGCTGGAGGACGAGGACGAGGAGGCGGAGGGCGGTGCGAAGAAGTTAAGGATGGCAGCGGCGGCGGGTGTACATAATAGTAATAGAGAATACGTTGACGTGTTGAAATTGGAAACGAAGAGAGGGAATCATGTGGTGGCGGTGTATTTTAAGAACCCTGCGGCTTCATTGACAGTGCTTTACTCGCATGGAAATGCAGCTGATCTGGGGCAGatgtatgatttgttttgtgAGCTCAGTTTGCATCTCCGTGTTAACTTGATGGG GTATGATTATAGTGGGTATGGACAGTCAACTGGAAAG CCAACTGAGCAGAATACATATGTTGACATAGAAGCTGCTTATAGGTGTCTTGAAGAGAAATACGGGgttaaagaagaagatgttATCTTATACGGGCAATCAGTTGGAAGTGGACCCACTTTAGATTTGGCAACACGGTTACCAAAATTGAGGGCTGTGGTTCTTCACAGTCCAATTGCGTCTGGCCTTCGTGTAATCTATCCAGTGAAGAGAACATACTGGTTCGACATATATAAG AACATTGATAAAATACCTTTCATCAATTGTCCAGTACTGGTGATTCAT GGAACTGCTGATGATGTTGTGAGTTGGTCCCATGGTAAGCAGCTTTGGGAGCGATGTAAAGAGAAGTATGAACCATTATGGGTGAAGGGAGGGAATCATTGTGACTTGGAGCTTTACCCGCAATACATAAAGCATCTCAAGAAGTTCATATCAGCCATTGAGAAATCATCACGTCTTAGAAATGTATCTGGGTCCATTGTGGATCAAAAAGAGGATCCTCGTAAGAGCACAGATTTTAGGGAGGTTGCCAGATCTAGTATAGATCAGAGAGAGACGTCTAGACTAAGtgctgataaaaaagaaaagcctaGGCTAAGCACAGACCACAGAGAGAAGTCAAGGTCCAGCACTGATAGGAGAGAGAGATCAAGAAAAAGCGTGGATCACCCTGAGAGAGAGAGCAATGGTTCAGACCAGCATGAGAAAGCTAGGAACAGCATTGATCG CTTTGGGGACATGATAAGATCTGTTGGATTGTGCAATATCGATTGCTTCAAGCCCACGGCGACAGCCatctga
- the LOC118055133 gene encoding F-box/kelch-repeat protein At5g15710, producing the protein MDGSAGESSESGSIVSSSQSSKNGAHDDDGCPRQVSPVRIDGSRNTSPMGRVGLRNTSPSRQKVIKTKPRGLDEETIATFGKVVHPDVQMEDSIWAMLPEDLLNEILVRVPPFMIFRLRSVCKRWNSILQDSSFLKFHSQVPSHGPCLLTFWKNPHTPQCSVFSLPLKAWYRIPFTFLPQWAFWLVGSSGGLVCFSGLDGLTFKTLVCNPLTQTWRTLPSMHYNQQRQLIMVVDRIDRSFKVIATGDIYGDKSLPTEVYDSKLDRWSLHQIMPAVNLCSSKMAYCDSRLYLEALSPLGLMMYRLDTGYWEHIPAKFPRSLLDGYLVAGTQKRLFLVGRIGLYSTLQSMRIWELDHAKITWVEISRMPPKYFRALLRLSAERFECFGQDNLICFTSWNQGKGLLYDVDKKVWSWIAGCALQSYNCQVCFYEPRFDACIY; encoded by the coding sequence ATGGATGGTAGTGCTGGGGAGTCATCTGAATCTGGGTCTATTGTATCTAGTTCACAATCCTCGAAAAATGGGGCGCATGATGATGATGGTTGTCCTAGGCAAGTGTCACCTGTTAGAATTGATGGGTCGAGGAATACGAGTCCCATGGGTCGCGTTGGATTGAGAAATACTAGTCCTTCCAGACAAAAGGTGATTAAAACCAAACCACGTGGTTTAGATGAGGAAACGATAGCTACATTTGGTAAGGTTGTCCACCCTGATGTTCAAATGGAGGATAGCATATGGGCAATGTTGCCTGAGGATCTATTGAATGAGATTTTAGTAAGGGTTCCTCCATTTATGATATTCCGTCTTCGTTCTGTTTGTAAACGATGGAATTCAATTCTCCAAGATAGtagttttcttaaatttcactCCCAAGTTCCATCTCATGGGCCTTGCCTTTTGACATTTTGGAAGAACCCGCACACCCCACAATGCTCAGTTTTCAGCTTGCCCTTGAAAGCTTGGTATAGAATTCCGTTCACATTTTTGCCACAGTGGGCATTTTGGTTGGTTGGTTCTTCAGGgggccttgtttgtttttctggACTTGATGGGCTAACTTTCAAAACTTTAGTTTGTAATCCGCTCACACAAACTTGGAGGACATTGCCAAGCATGCATTATAATCAGCAAAGACAGTTAATAATGGTTGTGGATAGAATAGACCGTTCATTCAAAGTGATAGCCACCGGTGATATTTATGGGGATAAGTCATTGCCTACTGAAGTGTATGACTCAAAGCTTGACAGATGGTCACTCCACCAGATAATGCCTGCAGTCAACCTTTGCTCCTCAAAGATGGCTTATTGTGACTCCAGACTGTACCTGGAAGCCCTTTCACCGCTTGGTTTGATGATGTACAGGCTTGACACAGGTTACTGGGAACACATTCCAGCAAAATTTCCTAGGTCCTTGTTGGATGGATATCTGGTAGCTGGCACTCAGAAGCGTCTGTTTTTAGTTGGAAGGATTGGCCTTTATAGTACTCTTCAGAGTATGAGAATTTGGGAATTAGATCATGCTAAGATTACATGGGTAGAGATTAGTAGGATGCCACCAAAGTATTTTCGAGCTCTGTTGAGGTTATCGGCCGAAAGATTTGAGTGCTTTGGACAGGATAACTTGATTTGCTTTACATCTTGGAACCAAGGAAAGGGCCTTCTATATGATGTTGATAAGAAGGTCTGGTCTTGGATTGCTGGATGTGCGCTTCAGTCATACAACTGCCAGGTCTGTTTCTATGAGCCAAGATTTGATGCCTGCATCTATTGA